In one window of Nicotiana tabacum cultivar K326 chromosome 12, ASM71507v2, whole genome shotgun sequence DNA:
- the LOC107825419 gene encoding kirola-like: MGLKGKLVVSMEVKCGGHLFHDLYQTKPHHLSNISPNYVTGFDLHEGGIGEVGSVVTWKYKEDGNAKIAKCVIEAIDDEKKSNTWKVIGGDLLEAYNDFIVNISCDQHWITWTLEYEKKTEDISEPITFLGFFTYLSKDIEAHHVEK; this comes from the exons ATGGGTTTGAAAGGCAAGTTGGTTGTTTCAATGGAGGTGAAATGTGGAGGACACTTGTTTCATGACCTTTATCAAACTAAACCTCATCATCTATCCaacataagccccaattatgtcacaGGTTTTGATCTTCATGAAGGTGGGATTGGAGAAGTTGGTTCTGTAGTTACCTGGAAATATAAGGAGG ATGGAAATGCAAAGATTGCTAAGTGTGTCATTGAGGCCATTGATGATGAAAAGAAATCAAACACATGGAAAGTGATAGGAGGAGATCTCCTGGAAGCGTATAACGATTTCATTGTTAACATATCCTGCGATCAGCACTGGATTACATGGACACTTGAGTATGAGAAGAAGACCGAAGACATTTCAGAACCTATAACTTTCTTGGGATTTTTCACTTATTTGTCCAAAGATATTGAGGCGCACCATGTCGAAAAATAG